CCGTACGGCTCCGGCCCGGCTCCCGGCGCCACCGGCAAGCGGGTCCGCATCCCCCACCTGCAGGAACTCAAGCGCCGTGGCGAGCCGTGGCCGATGCTCACCACCTACGACATGTACACGGCCGAGCTGTTCGACGAGGCGGGCATCCCGGTGCTCCTCGTCGGTGACTCGGCGGCGAACAACGTGTTCGGCTACGACACCTCGCTCCCGGTGACCGTCGACGAACTGCTGCCGCTGGTCCGCGCCGTCACGCGCGCCGCCAAACGGGCACTCGTCGTCGCGGACCTGCCGTTCGGCTCCTACCAGCTGTCCCCCGAACAGGCGCTCGCCACGGCCGTGCGGTTCATGAAGGAAGGCCGCGCGCACGCGGTCAAGCTCGAAGGCGGCCGCCGCTTCGCGCCGCACGTCGAGGCCCTCACCGGCGCGGGCGTGCCGGTCATGGGCCACATCGGCTTCACCCCGCAGAGCGAGCACAACCTCGGCGGCTACCGCGTCCAGGGCCGCGGCGAGTCCGGTGCGGGGCTC
The sequence above is a segment of the Amycolatopsis viridis genome. Coding sequences within it:
- the panB gene encoding 3-methyl-2-oxobutanoate hydroxymethyltransferase, yielding MSTTSGETAAPYGSGPAPGATGKRVRIPHLQELKRRGEPWPMLTTYDMYTAELFDEAGIPVLLVGDSAANNVFGYDTSLPVTVDELLPLVRAVTRAAKRALVVADLPFGSYQLSPEQALATAVRFMKEGRAHAVKLEGGRRFAPHVEALTGAGVPVMGHIGFTPQSEHNLGGYRVQGRGESGAGLIADALALQEAGAFAVVMEMVPAEVAKQVTSELTIPTIGIGAGPDCDAQVLVWQDMAGLRRGKAPRFVKRYADLAGVLSGAATAFADEVRRGEFPAPEHAFH